A part of Rattus norvegicus strain BN/NHsdMcwi chromosome 4, GRCr8, whole genome shotgun sequence genomic DNA contains:
- the Cdk5 gene encoding cyclin-dependent kinase 5, whose protein sequence is MQKYEKLEKIGEGTYGTVFKAKNRETHEIVALKRVRLDDDDEGVPSSALREICLLKELKHKNIVRLHDVLHSDKKLTLVFEFCDQDLKKYFDSCNGDLDPEIVKSLLFQLLKGLGFCHSRNVLHRDLKPQNLLINRNGELKLADFGLARAFGIPVRCYSAEVVTLWYRPPDVLFGAKLYSTSIDMWSAGCIFAELANAGRPLFPGNDVDDQLKRIFRLLGTPTEEQWPAMTKLPDYKPYPMYPATTSLVNVVPKLNATGRDLLQNLLKCNPVQRISAEEALQHPYFSDFCPP, encoded by the exons ATGCAGAAATACGAGAAACTGGAGAAGATTGGGGAAG GCACCTACGgaactgtgttcaaggccaaAAACCGGGAAACCCATGAGATTGTGGCTCTGAAGCGAGTCAGGCTGGACGATGACGATGAG GGTGTGCCAAGTTCAGCCCTCCGGGAGATCTGTCTACTCAAAGAACTGAAGCACAAAAACATTGTCAG GCTTCATGATGTCCTGCATAGTGACAAGAAGCTCACATTGGTGTTTGAGTTCTGTGATCAG GACCTGAAGAAATATTTTGACAGCTGCAATGGTGACCTGGACCCTGAGATTGTGAAG TCACTCCTCTTCCAGCTGCTGAAAGGCCTGGGATTCTGTCACAGCCGTAACGTGCTGCACAGGGACCTGAAGCCCCAGAATCTGCTCATTAACAGG AATGGGGAACTGAAATTGGCTGATTTTGGCCTGGCCCGAGCCTTTGGTATCCCAGTCCGCTGCTACTCTGCTGAG GTGGTCACGCTGTGGTACCGCCCACCGGATGTCCTCTTTGGGGCCAAGCTGTACTCCACGTCCATCGACATGTGGTCAGCCGGCTGCATCTTTGCAG AGCTGGCCAATGCAGGGCGACCTCTCTTCCCCGGCAATGATGTGGATGACCAGCTGAAGAGGATCTTTCG ACTGCTAGGGACACCGACTGAGGAACAGTGGCCTGCCATGACCAAACTGCCAGACTATAAG CCCTACCCAATGTACCCAGCTACAACATCCTTGGTGAATGTCGTGCCCAAACTCAATGCCACGGGGAGAGACCTGTTGCAG AACCTGTTGAAGTGTAACCCAGTGCAGCGCATCTCGGCAGAGGAGGCCTTGCAGCACCCCTATTTCTCTGACTTCTGTCCCCCGTAG
- the Cdk5 gene encoding cyclin-dependent kinase 5 isoform X1 — MQKYEKLEKIGEGTYGTVFKAKNRETHEIVALKRVRLDDDDEGVPSSALREICLLKELKHKNIVRLHDVLHSDKKLTLVFEFCDQDLKKYFDSCNGDLDPEIVKSLLFQLLKGLGFCHSRNVLHRDLKPQNLLINRNGELKLADFGLARAFGIPVRCYSAEVVTLWYRPPDVLFGAKLYSTSIDMWSAGCIFAELANAGRPLFPGNDVDDQLKRIFRYPPSAPSLRSFTSL, encoded by the exons ATGCAGAAATACGAGAAACTGGAGAAGATTGGGGAAG GCACCTACGgaactgtgttcaaggccaaAAACCGGGAAACCCATGAGATTGTGGCTCTGAAGCGAGTCAGGCTGGACGATGACGATGAG GGTGTGCCAAGTTCAGCCCTCCGGGAGATCTGTCTACTCAAAGAACTGAAGCACAAAAACATTGTCAG GCTTCATGATGTCCTGCATAGTGACAAGAAGCTCACATTGGTGTTTGAGTTCTGTGATCAG GACCTGAAGAAATATTTTGACAGCTGCAATGGTGACCTGGACCCTGAGATTGTGAAG TCACTCCTCTTCCAGCTGCTGAAAGGCCTGGGATTCTGTCACAGCCGTAACGTGCTGCACAGGGACCTGAAGCCCCAGAATCTGCTCATTAACAGG AATGGGGAACTGAAATTGGCTGATTTTGGCCTGGCCCGAGCCTTTGGTATCCCAGTCCGCTGCTACTCTGCTGAG GTGGTCACGCTGTGGTACCGCCCACCGGATGTCCTCTTTGGGGCCAAGCTGTACTCCACGTCCATCGACATGTGGTCAGCCGGCTGCATCTTTGCAG AGCTGGCCAATGCAGGGCGACCTCTCTTCCCCGGCAATGATGTGGATGACCAGCTGAAGAGGATCTTTCGATATCCTCCCAGTGCCCCTAGCCTACGCTCCTTTACCTCTTTGTAG